Genomic window (Nicotiana sylvestris chromosome 7, ASM39365v2, whole genome shotgun sequence):
cttactCCAATtgttaaacagtttgacagtaatgagcatgcttaaacatatactacctaataaccaaactaaaatagagtattatttaatacatcactataagatgcctagttatgcaaagcaaccgaaatttacagaataataatacatgagataacctaaacacaatcagtaaaagagacaaagaaaaaaaaactaaattaaaacttcaaagttccattcttcatatgtattcatgctttcacatttcagcttacaatatcgaTAAGGTTAcggccatgtacctggtattggaagtaaaagaagaggaagatcagtagaagcagcagtagcgtaaatacacagcaacaacaggttcagcaacagcaaaaccagtaacgaccagtagaataacccagtaacagattgaaaaccagtagtaccagaatgcaatcgcagtcaaagcagaagagagacggatacaaaacacagtagtttactgatttttgaataacactcaaggaaaaacaacctgaaattattcaagtaaaagttcagcttgtttttctctttttgctctcaaattctgatttctcaaaatttagtcaactctctcaactttcTCCTCCTTTTCCTACACTGCGtgaaaaatgactctatttataaccaagactcttgtcttgaaccactaacccgaaatattcccataattgcatgtcttgcccccactacttaatgtttttcttatttaattcccttgttccccatgcctacatgttttgtccccaactatattaaacaaatacattattctcactccattatgtcttgtcccccactatattaaacaaatgcattattctcACTCTATTaagtcttgtcccccaccatgtactattgtaatattattaatgcctagcggacggagcactcagattaaataattgttcaaatttttaattccaaaaatacccctctgaacttactgaaattaccattttacccctgaaaatactgcaatttaccattctacccccatcagctataaccaatttgcctaatcaattctaaccaaaatacaacagctataatcaattcctaaacaaattcaaactaaatgatgaacaacaaagaaacaactggaattattttgactgaacaatatttttattttattttttcttttaacaacaaaactactttcagattcaacaacaataacaaacaagtagattcaaatcactaaactcaaaaaatcaattgaacttcaaattaaatctaacaacattataaccaacacacttctatattaaactaaacaaaaacaaatgaataaaaacaaactgaagaaataatcaagaaatgaatcaaacatatactgatttcaaatccgaaaatatcaaacaagaTACGGACAGaactgaaacttaaaccaactaaccggatcggatcaacgacgaactcgactggaccttagtgaacgacgaacaacgacggatTCAAACAAAACCAAACGAGCCCTTGAGCGGATGGCAGCTCTTAGTCAGGCTCGAACCAATGAAAGCACACACGAACTCCATGATAAGACAGAAATCAAAACTGGCATAGAGACGGGAGGCGGACTGGTTATTTGCTCGTGCGATGGGCTGAAGAAGAAGCAACTGCGTTTAGTTTtatggttgtttggacgtgaggctgtgtgtgtgtgtgtgtgtgtgttgaggtgaAGCAGCAGCAGTGGCTGCTGGACATGGAGCTTCGCGACTGGAGAGggcgaagagaagatgaagcaacaacaATGGCTGCTGGAGATGGGTCGGCGGTGAGGCTGGGCTGTGTGAAGGGAAGTGGTAGGGAGGTGGTCTTTTGGACGAAACTGGTGGTGGTTGCATGGCTAGAGGTCGACGAGGGGTTGTTCATGGCTGGAGGTCGACGAGGGGTTGTTCATGGCTGGAGGTCGACGAGGGGGGCTCgacgacgaagaagacgaaggagCTTGGGCAGCAGCTGCCATGGGTGTGAGAGGGTTGTTGGGACGTGAAGGGGAAAGGGTAGCCATGGGAGGGAGCTTGGTtcggagaaaaagaagaagagagggggggcggacagtttagggttttttagggttggaaaaatgaaaaaaaatgaaaatgggggtggattggGATTAGTTTTGGTTATGGGGAAgactgggtcgggtcgacccggtaggagtttatttggtttgggccatggttgatttaaattagaaggtggcccaatccgattttcttcctcttttattgcttcttttcttttactttctaaaactaaaaaattctaaattaagttacaaactaaattaacttattaaaaatactaattaattcctagcaacaattatcatataaaataaaaaatgacaattaaaatacaatcacacaatttggacattaaaggctaaaaatgcaaaagatgcctatttttgtaattttcattcttgtaaaacaaactttattactcataattgcaaacttaaatcctaaatgcaaatgcgacatatttttgtatttttattaatttagcaaataaacatgcacagacaaatgcaaacaatacaagaaaaataacacaaaattcacaataattgcaaacaaacaaaaaattattttattttttggaatttttggggagtgattctcatatagggcaaaaatcacgtgcttacaactgttattttttgttatttactAGAGTTTAAATATGTCTACTAGAAAATATAAATTCCGGTTATGTAGAGCttcaaaaaaagagaagagtttaaaCTTTAAATTAACTTTATTAATTCGCCTAGAAAAATAGactttaaataaaatatatataatttttttaaaaggaacTTAAGGCCCTCGTTACAATTTGGCTTTAGACCCCGAACTGTGTTGAGCCGCCTCTGGTCATAACTATCTCTATTTGGAAAACAAATGTCGTTGCATATATGGCAAAGCTAAAATACGACATTATATTACGACAATAAAAATCGTGCGCGCAGGAGGAGATTACGAAACGGTAGCAAAGAAATATAACTTGGCCCTAGGGTTTCTAAAATATTAAGTTTCTATCGATCGTAAAGGTAAAAAACAACAAGACAATCAGATTCAAGAATTGCAGTGGTTGCTTTATTCCTTTAACGTTGTTCGTTCCTTCTTAATTCTGTCCAAGGGTCAACGAGTACGACGCACCCTATATAGGAAACCAACCTAATTCAGTTGGTTGGGATGTTGGGACCATTCCAATTTCCATGTGTATAAATAAACCTAGTATTTTACTAGAAAACAAGTACTGTATGTATATAATAATTGGACAGTGGGATATTGGGATCGAGCAACTTGAAGTTTCTATAAAGAAAAACATTTCTCTCTATATTTTATGATATGTAAATATTATTGGCTATAAGTCATTAGGTGGGTCGACGACTGAGTTTCATATCCAACTGAATATTACCGATTTgtcattctcttttcttttctttttttaggaTAATACAGCAATTGTCTTCCGCGCCAGCAAATCAACAACATAATTAATTAAGAAGACTTGGGGAGTTGATTTAGTTTTTTAGTAGCGacgaagattgaggtagtcatgTAATTAGGTTACTAGCTAGATTATGATATAGGATAGAACCTGGTTGGTGTGGTTAATTTCTTGATcattaaaacaaattaatataaATAGTACGGAGTATATAACTAATATATGAACACGGTATTTGTCTTTGTCAAAGAAGAATGCGATGACGATATGGCAATCATCACCCTAAATAGACCGATTTAGGCTCTTTATATATAATGTCCCTTCATTATCATTTTGAAATTAAGCTCCTATATATCCATTTAATCTATTCACAAGAACATGACGGTAATTAAGTCTTTAAGCTTGTACTATTCTTGAATATttgtctttcttttcttctctgtgTTGAGCTAGCTAGgtctaaattataaaataaataattaattaatttcatGCAGAAAAAGATTGTGATTGATCTCCCTCTCAACACCGAGAACTGTAGATCAAAGGCCATGCAGATAGCTGTAAGAAGTGCAGGTATTACTCTTTTGCTTAACTTGTTGGTGGCATAAATACTTGTTCCTTCTCAATTATCTCAACTTTTAACTTCATATTTTCTTCGAAAAATCCACGATCTATTGGAACAATTAAAAGATGGAAAGGAGTAACAGAATGGTATATTTGCAGGAGTAATATCAGTGAACATAGACAAGGAAAAAGGGCATTTGGTGGTGATAGGAGTAGGGATTGATTTTTTCAGGCTGATGAATTGCATAAGGAAGAAATTCAAGTGTTCAAGCATTGTGAGCTTGGAAGAAGTGAAACAGGAAAAGCCAGCTAGTCCTAAAAAACCAAGTTGCCCAAGTCCAAAATGCCCACCAATATGTGGTGGTCAGTACTATCCAATATGCCAACCCGTTTATGATCCTTATAATCCATCTTGCACCATTATGTGAAGGCAAGCAGCATATATTAATATTCAAGCACGTATGCTCATTTGCAATTGATATTTATGAAGCTGCTTATTTTGAAACTGATACTACTTAAGAGCATTTATTGGATAACTTATTGCTCCCtccattttaatttatgtgaacttatttcatTTTTAGTCCGTGTAAAAAAAATGACCTCTATTCATATATTGAAACAATTTGACTTTATGCAATGACTTATAGGTATAACATAAAATGGCTTTGGCTAGTGTGGCTTGTTTATGTGGGGTTTTATATTATGATCAGAAACCATATATCCATAAGTTGAGTAACTTTTGTAGTTACAAAAATTGACTTTTGTTTACTATTTGAGAAATTACCTCATGCTGAAACTGCAACAATTAACTTGTAAGGTTCAGAAATGACTTAGCATCGTAGACTTTGACTAGGATTAATTGTACACCTTTTAAGTTATATTTTGCCTCCCAAACTGGATAATTTTTATCGATCATTTGTGCTTAAGTTGAACCACTAGATCTAGAAAAAAGAATAGTTGAATTTCTGAAAAAATCTTAAGGGGTGCACGTAATTTGTCTTTtcggaaagaaaaaaaaaagataatccgcaatactctctcttatttttatggAGTACATGCAGAAACCAAAATCTAGTTCGAAGTTTGGAGGTTGTATGATAATAGTATTTCGGCGGTGAAAAATGAACGGATTACGTGCCACTTTAAAACCTTTTACAAATTGTAAGTGAAATTAACTTGACTCATCAGTTATCACTAAATCTGAAATGAAAGAACACTGGATATATATGTCATTGGATACAATCTCACGTAATTATGAACTGGAAATATATAAAAGACAACTtgtaaaatatttaaataatgaatttttaTAAGCATCAACCCATAAGAATAATTTGAACtgaaaattttcagaaaattCTACACTAGATTGGATGTTAAAAATAGGAAAAACCTTGCTGTTTGTTTCAAATCTATAAAGTGAGGGAGAGAAATCGATTACATATGGGATAACAAGTGACATGGAGCAAAATTTATGATAACTGTGAGAAATTTACGCCCGTAATTCAAGTGATTTCTCcatttttaaatacaatattttcGTTTAAGATAACACACATCGATCAATGTAAGGttattaaaactgaaaaataattttatagaAAACATAGTTGCTGAACATTTTATACCATGCCGGCAACATATCTTTGAAAAAAGAATAATACGACCATCTATTTGATCTTGAGGAacgaaaaataaaagagagaaaaatcaaaaaaaaaaaaaaaaaaaagaagatggaTTAAGAAGCCTATGAAATTAAAGTCAACGTTGAATTGAAGTCAAGGTAGGATTGGGCTCTGGCATCAACAAGCCATTTTTGTCTTTATCCTATCCCAATTTGAACAAACAGAGAAATATAAAATGGCCATatattcttttctctctctcaaCAATATATActttttaaatttggtttggctGTGGTTCGCCTTCAGAATTTCTCGGGATAGGATATGTAAGAATTTTTGtgccttttaaaaaaaaaagaattctaTCTATGAAAATTTAAAAGGGTAGTTAGAGTACTATGATAAAGTCTTGCAACCCAACAAAAAAATACTTTAGAGGCCATCACATTCGCATGTtagttttttacttttttaatgTTATATTCTTCTCTTCTGGGTTGCCATtattatattataatatatgAGTAGACACCCCTTTGGAATTCGGTTGCGTGTGTCCTTTGcttgaaaaaagaaaataagtaattatgtaattagttttaaTAAAGGAGAAAAACTATTACTTTCCTATATGGATAATGCTCAATCGGCTAGATTTCACTTGTTactctagagaaagcgtacgacacggttcctagggaggtcttatggagatgcttagaggctaaaggggtcccggttgcctacattagggcgattaaggacatgtatgatggagctaagactcgggttaggacagcaaGAGGCGATTCCGATTATTTtccggttattacggggttgcaccaagggtctgcgttcagccctttcctatttgccctggtgatggatgctataacgcatcatattcaaggggaggtgccatggtgcatgctatttgctgatgacatagtcctaatcgacgagacacgacgcggcgtcagcgagaggttagaggtttggagacatacccttgagtccaaaggtttcaggttgagcaggacgaagacggaataccttgagtgcaaatttggggcagagccgacggaagcgggagtggaagtgaggcttgattctcaagtcatccctaagaggggtagtttcaagtacctggggtcgtttattcaggggtccggggagatcgacgaggatgtcacacaccgtataggggtggggtggatgaaatggaggttagcgacgggagtcctgtgtgacaagaaagtgtcattgttactgaaaggtaaattttatagggcagtggttaggcctgctatgttgtattgGACCGAGtattggccggtgaagatctcacacatccagaggatgaaagttgcagagatgaggatgttgaggtggatgtgcgggcatacaagaaaagataagattagaaatgaagatattcgagagaaggtgggtgtggcctccatggaggacaagatgcgggaagcaagactcagatggttcgggcacattcagaggaggaacactgatgcaccggtgagaaggtgtgaacgactggtggtggtgggtacgaggagaggtagagggagacctaagaagcattggggagaggtgatcaggcaggatatgacgcgacttagggttactgaggacatggccctaaacagggaattgtggagatcgagcattaaggttgtaggttagggaaaattgtgatgtcttttctatagcgcactagagtgagactagccagttaggaattagtcttaggatgtTATTGATCAACTagtgatgatgggctttatctgttgtgtattaataccttacatctttctcgtatttcctatatctcttatattgctgttactttgttattttatggtatttatgttatgttatggattttatgttatttttatgttgttttattatgagtctattgatagtactaatatagtgtctcttgttgcctctttgagccgagggtctcctgaaaacagcctctctgcccctcggggtagaggtaaggtctgcgtacatattaccctccccagaccccacttgtaggattgcactgggttgttgttgttgtaatgttaCATTTGTTGATGATGAAAATTGAACAAGAACTACAGTAAAATTAAGCTGTTAGAATATAGAATGAGCTAAAACATATTCCTAATGACACAAAAATATATTACCGAACTTTCATGAATTACTACAATACGTAATTGATTGCTACTCTTCCTGAATCGAAATATACATTCATTCATTTTGTTCTCTTTAATAAAATTTTCGTTGAGTTTTATGCTATAACCCATCGATAGTTATTTAAGATATATAATGTGTTCGTGTATTTCAATATAGAGTTAATTCAACATTACTTATAGATTTTTAATGTTACAATTCTttttgtcatatatatatatagtctcgcacgtgcgttgcacgtgtataaTAAATCATGCACTACATAGTTTTGTAAAATAATACTAATATTATTGAAATAAAGCTTTGAATAAATACTAAtacttaaaataataaaataaaagtttgcGCGGATGATCAAAGTGGATAATCTTATAGTGACTTCTGTTGCCAAAGTCAAGATAATTGAATATTGTTTGAACttataaacaagaacagtaaaaCTTTAATTAGATGCATATAAATTTTTTATTGGTATTGCATTTAAAGACCGCAAAACACAAGAAACATATATTAGTAATCTGCCAACAATAGACCAACATAAATTAAATGCAAAACCGAATTTCTTACCTCtctgatgtttagcttaaagcatATATATTTTCTATGTATATtgcctcatattttacttttgtttcgtgaATTTGGAATGGTAAATGTgatgatttatattaatttgaagtgtttttaGATGTAGGAATAATTCGGGAGCAATTGAGAGCGAAACGTGCAAAATTAGAGCCAAAACGAACGAAATCGGGAAACTTGCGAATTTGGGCACCACAGGCAACGCCTTGGGCCACCTGTGGCGCTGGAGGCGGTAGCTGAATTTTGAACAGTGCCCTGGTGGGCGCCTGGTGCTAGCCAGGGCGCCAGTGACgtgaattttctccaatttcgtCGGGGACACGATTATTTCGACCCTAGACCTATCCAACacatataaaagcaagactaaacttATTTGTGAAGGGGGATACGCCGCTTTGGAGATATCTAACAAACATTGAAGGAGAATTCACGTGGAGGAACACACTCCatgcttggaggaggcttctaactaatTTTTCTTCTCTTCCCTTCTTTTagtttcatagtttattagttctagagttgttAGGtgatgcatgaacgttgttgtttgaagcttgaattgttcttattattttatcatattggtttattaattcaatcttgcgcttaattattcgATTGCTTAATCACCAATTGAAtattatctacgaatctaggattgaactcgggagagggaaatctaaattgcatataagattgagtagagtaagatcttaactctgagggggcggatttgcggttaggataagAATATaactaatcgccttgcttggttattatacgggaattataaatgtgttcttgttaatcctactgccataggaatataggtgttagattagcttgaataggtgagttgtacttcgggagaaggctacgagcaatattaaccccgtcatcaataaactagataaattaattagacgttTTAAGTaaaaaactcaacgggattgttagccaatccatagctctagaatattcactcacattgaattcgtctctataattcgccaacttgttttctttaatctcttaatttatTACTCTagtttaattttagttaaatatttaCACTTTAGGATtcacttgaatagattaattgtttgggtttaatttagttgatagttaatcacaagtccctgtgggtacgGTATCTGGACTtgcaatcctatattacttgttgacaacgtatacttgcgtgtgcgtttgggaacAACAAGTTTTTGGTGCcattgccggggacttagaaattaactagtccactagattagatttttacttttttgtctattcaagtttttaaattttagcttagtttaatattttattatctttgttgaCATTACATCTTGGAACGAGAATTGGTCGAACATTGGTTATTCTTATTATGGTGATCTTTGTCCATATTGTGGGGGACCATACTTGTGGAAAAATTGTGAATCTCAATCTTATGGGTAAAATATTTgtaatatgtgtggtggtcaaggtgtccattgggatggttgtcctaattcttattATCCTTCTCAGAACTCTTATTATGATATTTCTAATAATATTAGTGAGTTTGTTAGGGGTAATGAAGTGCAGGATATGAAAACCGATGCATATATTAGGGATATTTTGAGGCAAGTAGCAGAGCAACATGATGAACtcaaaaaagatatgaaaagaatgaGGGCAGCAATCACAAGAATGAAGGCCAATATGGAAGAACTAAATGAAGAGAGCGAGTATCAGCAAGAGACAAATTTTGAATAAGCAGATGTAGTGAGCCAGTCTTGGCTAGAGGAACAAGCTCAACTGATAAAATCTCAAGAGTTTCTCCGTGATGATCTTTCAAATATGACAGAACAACTAATAGAAGGAAGAACTAAGCTCAATCACGAGATAGACCAATTTGGCTCAGATATCCACGACCTGCAggctcaattgaataaaaaggttgAGGCGTCTGATGCCCTACAACCAATTGTCGTAGATACTGGCCAACTTATGGAGCAGAAAGAGGAATTCCAACTATTCgaccaaaatattattaatgatgcCAAGGTTGACGAAGAGTGCAAAATTGAGGATGTCAAAAATGATGCAATTTTGGAGTTGGAGCGTATTGGGCCTCATTCTAAACacttttcaacattgtgtttggttgGTGACATGGGAATTGATCTAGTCGAGCATATGGATGAGTCAATGGATGAGAAACAAAGtgtttatattttgaaatttgTCATGCCAAGgaggcaaaatgacattcctcacttAAGGGCCAAGAAGTGTAAGATGCGATATCTATTACTTGGTTCCTTTATTTTTACACCACCGCCCCAAGAACATGACagaaaaattgatgcaaaattgggggcacaattcatttcttcaaagtggaaggaaaagtggtgaaagtggtGGCGTCGTGCTGCAACATTAAATAAGGCGCTTGTTGGAAGGCAACCCAGcctgtattttaattttttttatttttctatataGTGTCAAGTTTCGTGTTATTTTTGTTTTACAGAGtaggggaagtctgagtaccagAAGGTGAACCTGAGAAGCATGTTAGAGCTTAAATGTGGGGTCGTCCCAACCCTTAATATTGAGGATCATGTCTCGGGCCTCAGGGAGTATTTCTCACCctcgttttaatatttttctctatgatcatgcatcgaggactatgcataatataagtgtggggtggggaaaCTACTTTATGAAGTGTAATtgtataaaactattttttttagtttttcttttagaactcGTAGTAGAAATAGCCTTTGGCATCATCACCAATCCCGAGgtagtacccgacctcgaggacctccattaaaaagaagttaggctctaaaaaGCCAACGACATCATCGCcagtctcgaggtggtacccgacctcgaggacctccatcaaagagaATTTAGGCTCTAAGGCAACAACATCATCACCAGTCCTGAactggtacccgatctcgaggacctccatcaaaaagaagttaggctctaaaaaGCCAACGGCATAAtcaccagtcccgaggtggtacccaacctcgaggaccttCATCAAAAAAGAAGTTAGGCACTAAAAAGCCAACGACATCATCGCtagtctcgaggtggtacccgacctcgaggacctctatcaaaaaCGAATTTAGGCCCTAAAAAGCAACCgacatcatcgccagtcccgaagtgctacccgacctcgaggacctccatcaaaaaataAGTTAGGCCCTAAAAAGCCAACGGCATCATCGCCAgtaccgaggtggtacccgacctcgaggacctccatcaaaagaagttaggctctaaaaaGCCAACggcatcatcgccagtcccgagggtacccgacctcgaggacctccatcagaaagAGGTTATGCTCTAGTAATCCAATGACATCATTAaagtctcgaggtggtacccgacct
Coding sequences:
- the LOC104234474 gene encoding heavy metal-associated isoprenylated plant protein 47-like — encoded protein: MTKKIVIDLPLNTENCRSKAMQIAVRSAGVISVNIDKEKGHLVVIGVGIDFFRLMNCIRKKFKCSSIVSLEEVKQEKPASPKKPSCPSPKCPPICGGQYYPICQPVYDPYNPSCTIM